One region of Deltaproteobacteria bacterium CG11_big_fil_rev_8_21_14_0_20_49_13 genomic DNA includes:
- a CDS encoding aspartate 1-decarboxylase encodes MERFLLKSKIHGALVTEANLKYEGSLTVDSTLLEAANIIEHEHVVIWNLTNGSRIETYAIKGGPGSGVICANGAAAHHIKRDDRIIIATFASYNEEETKKHSPIKVFVDASNRIKK; translated from the coding sequence ATGGAACGTTTTCTTTTAAAATCGAAGATCCACGGCGCTTTAGTAACAGAGGCCAACCTTAAGTACGAAGGTTCCCTGACGGTCGATTCCACGCTTCTTGAAGCGGCAAATATCATCGAGCACGAGCATGTGGTCATCTGGAACCTGACGAACGGCTCAAGAATTGAGACCTATGCAATAAAAGGTGGCCCAGGCTCAGGGGTTATATGCGCCAACGGTGCCGCGGCACATCATATTAAGAGAGACGACCGGATAATAATCGCCACTTTTGCTTCATACAACGAGGAAGAGACCAAAAAGCACTCCCCTATCAAGGTCTTTGTGGACGCATCTAACAGGATAAAAAAATGA